The Nocardioides campestrisoli genome includes a window with the following:
- a CDS encoding acyl-CoA dehydrogenase family protein has translation MSTAETGLDAFRSEVRGWLEANVPSEPLVDWAYPEGFAQHREWERTLFAGGWAAVDWPEEYGGRGADLQHTIAFAEEYYRAGAPDRINMGGLYLLGPVLMQYGTEEQCRRWIPDLLSCETIWCQGFSEPGSGSDLASLRTRADRDGDEYVVNGQKIWTSMGGYADWIFALVRTDPEAGKRRKHDGITFLCIDLRSPGVEVRPLTMVDGTKGFAEVFFTDVRVPVENVVGEVGKGWKVAMSTLGFERGAVFGDHAKFTLDVQALAGLAVARGLEEDSLTLDEVGRALVETEVYRANVYRLAGLAAAGGDVDSHASVNKLFWTEMQHDIFASGLRLMGPDAAVLDPAPVTEGAPASVRHAWDRWHHRYWYARAAMIFGGTSEIQRNIISERVLGLPMEPRPA, from the coding sequence ATGAGCACCGCCGAGACCGGGCTGGACGCCTTCCGGAGCGAGGTGCGGGGCTGGCTGGAGGCCAACGTCCCGTCCGAGCCGCTGGTCGACTGGGCCTACCCCGAGGGGTTCGCCCAGCACCGGGAGTGGGAGCGGACCCTGTTCGCAGGCGGCTGGGCGGCGGTCGACTGGCCCGAGGAGTACGGCGGCCGGGGCGCCGACCTGCAGCACACGATCGCGTTCGCCGAGGAGTACTACCGGGCCGGCGCACCGGACCGGATCAACATGGGCGGGCTCTACCTGCTCGGCCCGGTGCTGATGCAGTACGGCACCGAGGAGCAGTGCCGCCGGTGGATCCCGGACCTGCTCTCCTGCGAGACCATCTGGTGCCAGGGGTTCTCCGAGCCCGGCTCCGGCTCCGACCTCGCCTCGCTGCGGACCCGTGCGGACCGTGACGGCGACGAGTACGTGGTGAACGGTCAGAAGATCTGGACCTCCATGGGCGGGTACGCCGACTGGATCTTCGCGCTGGTGCGCACCGACCCCGAGGCGGGCAAGCGCCGCAAGCACGACGGGATCACCTTCCTCTGCATCGACCTGCGCAGCCCCGGCGTGGAGGTCCGCCCGCTCACCATGGTCGACGGGACCAAGGGCTTCGCCGAGGTCTTCTTCACCGACGTGCGCGTGCCGGTCGAGAACGTGGTCGGCGAGGTCGGCAAGGGCTGGAAGGTCGCGATGTCGACGCTGGGCTTCGAGCGGGGCGCCGTCTTCGGCGACCACGCGAAGTTCACCCTCGACGTGCAGGCGCTGGCCGGACTCGCGGTGGCGCGGGGCCTGGAGGAGGACAGCCTCACCCTCGACGAGGTGGGCCGGGCGCTGGTCGAGACCGAGGTCTACCGGGCCAACGTCTACCGGCTCGCGGGCCTGGCCGCGGCCGGCGGCGACGTGGACTCGCACGCCTCGGTCAACAAGCTCTTCTGGACCGAGATGCAGCACGACATCTTCGCCAGCGGCCTGCGGCTCATGGGCCCCGACGCCGCGGTGCTCGACCCGGCTCCGGTGACCGAGGGGGCACCCGCCTCCGTGCGGCACGCCTGGGACCGGTGGCACCACCGCTACTGGTACGCCCGCGCGGCGATGATCTTCGGGGGGACCTCGGAGATCCAGCGCAACATCATCAGCGAACGAGTTCTGGGACTTCCGATGGAGCCGCGACCCGCATGA
- a CDS encoding Zn-ribbon domain-containing OB-fold protein, translated as MSQSSPEPAMPVSRPTPDTAEWFERIDREELTVPRCGTCGHHFLYPRMCCPRCGSREVALVPASGRGTIASFVLNNRPPPGFEGQTPYAIALVDLEEGPRMMAQVRGVDPAEVTVDLPVRAVFEPRGERRVVQFEVVGNGQEESS; from the coding sequence ATGAGCCAGTCCAGCCCTGAGCCGGCCATGCCGGTCAGCCGTCCCACCCCCGACACCGCCGAGTGGTTCGAGCGGATCGACCGCGAGGAGCTGACCGTGCCGCGCTGCGGCACCTGCGGCCACCACTTCCTCTACCCGCGGATGTGCTGCCCGCGCTGCGGCTCCCGCGAGGTCGCCCTGGTGCCGGCCAGCGGCCGCGGCACGATCGCCTCGTTCGTGCTCAACAACCGGCCGCCGCCCGGCTTCGAGGGGCAGACGCCGTACGCGATCGCCCTGGTCGACCTCGAGGAGGGGCCGCGGATGATGGCGCAGGTGCGCGGGGTCGACCCCGCCGAGGTCACCGTCGACCTGCCGGTGCGCGCGGTCTTCGAGCCACGCGGCGAGCGCCGGGTGGTCCAGTTCGAGGTGGTCGGTAACGGCCAGGAGGAGTCGTCATGA
- a CDS encoding acyl-CoA dehydrogenase family protein, which produces MTTTTDETLAEERRELLEVTRVLLSEQSGEEHLRARLEAGQAHDAALWARLCDTGLVGALVPDELGGAGLTPAHLGGVLHAFGEYAVAEPYLETAVLAAPVLATVAATDGEAAREAGQWLDRVVSGQALAAVDVEIPGVQSPFVAFAADADLLLTVRIDGAVLLHAADDLEVQPVEVLDPLRPLARVVPRGEGTLLTTDPGRAARVRALAVAGSACLQAGAARRLLSLTVDYVGIRHQFGRPVGSFQGVKHKVANVAVKVDMAEAAALSAFEVADQAGVAGLTSGDVDRRARSAKAYAGEAAELANVEALQLHGGIGFTWEYQLHIWLKRAMSLTASHGTPVEHRRVLAAELLAQVRTGTAGAGR; this is translated from the coding sequence ATGACGACCACGACAGACGAGACCCTGGCCGAGGAGCGGCGCGAGCTGCTCGAGGTCACCCGAGTCCTGCTCTCCGAGCAGTCCGGCGAGGAGCACCTGCGCGCCCGCCTCGAGGCCGGCCAGGCGCACGACGCCGCCCTGTGGGCGCGGCTGTGCGACACGGGCCTGGTCGGCGCCCTGGTGCCCGACGAGCTCGGCGGTGCCGGGCTGACCCCGGCCCACCTGGGCGGGGTGCTGCACGCCTTCGGCGAGTACGCCGTGGCCGAGCCCTACCTGGAGACCGCGGTCCTGGCCGCGCCCGTGCTGGCGACGGTCGCCGCCACCGACGGCGAGGCCGCGCGGGAGGCGGGGCAGTGGCTGGACCGGGTCGTCTCGGGCCAGGCGCTGGCCGCGGTGGACGTGGAGATTCCCGGCGTGCAGTCGCCGTTCGTCGCCTTCGCGGCGGACGCCGACCTCCTGCTCACCGTGCGGATCGACGGCGCCGTGCTTCTGCACGCCGCCGACGACCTGGAGGTGCAGCCCGTCGAGGTGCTCGACCCGCTGCGTCCGCTCGCCCGGGTCGTGCCTCGCGGCGAGGGGACCCTGCTGACCACCGACCCCGGGCGCGCGGCGCGGGTGCGGGCCCTGGCCGTGGCCGGGTCCGCCTGCCTGCAGGCGGGGGCCGCCCGCCGCCTGCTGAGCCTGACCGTCGACTACGTGGGCATCCGGCACCAGTTCGGCCGCCCGGTCGGCTCCTTCCAGGGGGTCAAGCACAAGGTCGCGAACGTCGCGGTCAAGGTCGACATGGCCGAGGCAGCCGCGCTGTCCGCCTTCGAGGTCGCCGACCAGGCGGGCGTCGCCGGCCTGACCAGCGGCGACGTCGACCGCCGCGCCCGGTCCGCCAAGGCGTACGCCGGCGAGGCCGCGGAGCTGGCCAACGTCGAGGCCCTGCAGCTGCACGGGGGCATCGGCTTCACCTGGGAGTACCAGCTGCACATCTGGCTGAAGCGGGCGATGAGCCTGACGGCCAGCCACGGCACGCCGGTCGAGCACCGTCGGGTGCTGGCCGCCGAGCTGCTCGCCCAGGTCCGCACCGGCACCGCGGGGGCGGGCCGATGA
- a CDS encoding thiolase C-terminal domain-containing protein has product MSLRGAVAIVGAAESTELGKVPHMSALQLHVDAALNALADAGISPSEVDGVACAGESPVDVADYLGIVPEYLDGTNVGGSSYMLHVRHAMAAISAGLCETVLVTHGESGRSRVGMTTWRPAPQSAMAQLEMPYGPIGAPALFPIGVRRYMAEYGMTAEQLAMVPVVQRQWAAMNPRAKLRDPITVADVLASPVIADPVHLLHCCLVTDGGGALVLTSAERARSMDLAAPPVYVLGAGESSESSVVQGLESLTSSRAIRLGGERAFAQAGVGHGEVDHLMIYDAFAHVPLYGLEDLGFVGRGEAPAFVADGNTAPGGRLPLNTNGGGLAYTHTGMYGMFAIQESVRQVRGQAPAQVDGVDVSVCTGVGGMFMSSGTLVLGSEATL; this is encoded by the coding sequence ATGAGCCTGCGCGGAGCAGTCGCGATCGTCGGTGCCGCGGAGAGCACCGAGCTCGGCAAGGTCCCGCACATGTCGGCGCTCCAGCTGCACGTGGACGCCGCGCTGAACGCGCTGGCGGACGCCGGGATCTCGCCCTCGGAGGTGGACGGCGTGGCCTGCGCCGGCGAGTCCCCGGTGGACGTCGCCGACTACCTGGGGATCGTCCCGGAGTACCTCGACGGCACCAACGTCGGGGGATCCTCGTACATGCTGCACGTGCGGCACGCGATGGCGGCGATCAGCGCCGGGCTCTGCGAGACCGTGCTGGTCACGCACGGCGAGTCTGGTCGCTCTCGGGTCGGGATGACCACCTGGCGCCCCGCCCCGCAGTCGGCGATGGCGCAGTTGGAGATGCCCTACGGCCCGATCGGCGCCCCGGCCCTCTTCCCGATCGGGGTGCGCCGCTACATGGCCGAGTACGGCATGACCGCGGAGCAGCTCGCGATGGTCCCGGTGGTGCAGCGCCAGTGGGCGGCGATGAACCCGCGGGCCAAGCTGCGCGACCCGATCACGGTGGCCGACGTGCTGGCCTCGCCGGTGATCGCCGACCCCGTGCACCTGCTGCACTGCTGCCTGGTCACCGACGGCGGCGGCGCGCTGGTGCTGACCTCCGCCGAGCGCGCCCGGTCGATGGACCTGGCCGCCCCGCCGGTCTACGTGCTGGGCGCGGGGGAGTCGAGCGAGTCGTCGGTGGTGCAGGGCCTGGAGAGCCTCACCTCGTCGCGGGCCATCCGGCTCGGCGGCGAGCGCGCCTTCGCCCAGGCGGGCGTCGGGCACGGCGAGGTGGACCACCTGATGATCTACGACGCGTTCGCGCACGTGCCGCTCTACGGCCTCGAGGACCTGGGGTTCGTCGGCCGCGGCGAGGCCCCGGCGTTCGTGGCCGACGGCAACACCGCGCCGGGCGGACGGCTGCCGCTGAACACGAACGGCGGCGGGCTGGCCTACACCCACACCGGCATGTACGGCATGTTCGCGATCCAGGAGTCGGTGCGCCAGGTGCGCGGCCAGGCGCCGGCGCAGGTCGACGGCGTCGACGTGAGCGTCTGCACCGGGGTCGGTGGGATGT
- a CDS encoding LLM class flavin-dependent oxidoreductase: MEIGLVDLFDGSAERDLAFMRDFSQTAEELGFTGIWLPEHLVFFEQYDSVYPYPAAPSASDPERTEVHNKVEDGKARVEAAQDQGLLDVAMAAATVLGFTERLRIGSSVLLLPTRNVRLFARELMTLSALTGDRFDLGVGVGWAAEEFQAAGSPFRIRGMRSEQNLGELDRLWAADDEGLVLPDPRPARPRILVGGHSPAAIRRAATVAGGWYPWNLTPSQFGEHHASFRDQAAEAGKDVDALHAVAGFRFLGAWDQLPDLVDRYAAHGADGVNLSLRMTTENYVETMQSISDALGLVA; encoded by the coding sequence ATGGAGATCGGACTCGTCGACCTCTTCGACGGCAGTGCCGAGCGCGACCTGGCGTTCATGCGGGACTTCTCCCAGACCGCCGAGGAGCTCGGGTTCACCGGGATCTGGCTCCCCGAGCACCTCGTCTTCTTCGAGCAGTACGACTCGGTCTACCCCTACCCGGCCGCCCCGTCGGCCTCCGACCCCGAGCGCACCGAGGTGCACAACAAGGTCGAGGACGGCAAGGCACGGGTCGAGGCGGCGCAGGACCAGGGGCTGCTCGACGTGGCGATGGCCGCGGCCACGGTGCTCGGCTTCACCGAGCGGCTGCGGATCGGCTCCTCGGTGCTGCTCCTGCCCACGCGCAACGTCCGGCTCTTCGCCCGCGAGCTGATGACCCTCAGCGCCCTCACCGGGGACCGCTTCGACCTGGGTGTCGGGGTCGGGTGGGCGGCCGAGGAGTTCCAGGCTGCCGGCAGTCCCTTCCGGATCCGGGGCATGCGCTCGGAGCAGAACCTCGGCGAGCTCGACCGGCTCTGGGCCGCCGACGACGAGGGTCTGGTGCTGCCCGACCCCAGGCCGGCGAGGCCGCGGATCCTGGTCGGCGGACACTCGCCGGCCGCGATCAGGCGGGCCGCGACGGTGGCCGGCGGCTGGTACCCGTGGAACCTCACGCCCAGCCAGTTCGGCGAGCACCACGCAAGCTTCCGCGACCAGGCCGCCGAGGCCGGCAAGGACGTCGACGCGCTGCACGCGGTCGCGGGCTTCCGGTTCCTGGGGGCCTGGGACCAGCTTCCCGACCTGGTGGACCGCTACGCGGCCCACGGCGCCGACGGCGTCAACCTCTCACTACGCATGACGACGGAGAACTACGTGGAGACGATGCAGAGCATCTCGGACGCCCTGGGGCTGGTCGCATGA
- a CDS encoding AMP-binding protein codes for MSALGFWRLAAREPDALATVDPDGSTRTRGELLAMANRTARLLRAQGLRRGDRVLGVVSNESPTLALVLACQQAGAYYVPVNTQLAPAEVAYIVQDAAPVVVVTSVQHAALLHDACEAADFPGARFAFGEADGFRDLLGELAEHSAEPLENRSPGASMGYTSGTTGRPKGVLRHLPEGDPDDVFAAAAQWQLGMFGIVPEEGGVHLVTSPLSHTAVSGLAVTSLHFGHAVVLTTRFDPEETLRVIESQQVTTTHMVPTQLHRLLRLPQEVRERYDVSSMRNLVHGAGPCPEQVKRDVIDWFGPVVWEYYGATEAAGTVISSHEWLERPGSVGRAQPGAEVRILRADGSDLEPDSPGLVFLRMGAHAFEYRGDADKTRGSRIGDFVTVGDLGQLDADGYLYLLGRTAEVIVSGGVNVYPAEIESALLEHPEVSDVGVVAAEDHEWGEAVAAVVQLSEGSPLADDPAAAAAVLVEHLRERVARFKVPRVFRFVDELPRGANGKLRKHLLPSLLEGETAVRRTREDAASPSPGGTR; via the coding sequence ATGAGCGCCCTCGGCTTCTGGCGGTTGGCGGCCCGCGAGCCGGACGCCCTGGCGACCGTCGACCCGGACGGCTCCACCCGGACCCGCGGAGAGCTGCTGGCCATGGCCAACCGCACCGCGCGCCTGCTGCGTGCCCAGGGTCTGCGCCGCGGGGACCGGGTCCTGGGCGTGGTCTCCAACGAGTCGCCCACGCTGGCCCTCGTGCTCGCCTGCCAGCAGGCCGGCGCGTACTACGTGCCGGTCAACACCCAGCTGGCGCCGGCGGAGGTCGCCTACATCGTCCAGGACGCGGCGCCGGTGGTGGTGGTCACCTCGGTGCAGCACGCCGCACTGCTCCACGACGCGTGCGAGGCCGCCGACTTCCCGGGGGCGCGGTTCGCCTTCGGCGAGGCGGACGGGTTCCGCGACCTGCTCGGCGAGCTGGCCGAGCACTCCGCCGAGCCGCTCGAGAACCGTTCGCCCGGGGCGTCGATGGGCTACACCTCCGGCACCACGGGTCGGCCCAAGGGCGTCCTGCGACACCTCCCCGAGGGGGATCCCGACGACGTCTTCGCCGCCGCCGCGCAGTGGCAGCTGGGGATGTTCGGGATCGTCCCGGAGGAGGGCGGGGTGCACCTGGTCACCTCACCCCTGAGCCACACCGCGGTCAGCGGGCTGGCCGTCACGTCCCTGCACTTCGGGCACGCGGTGGTGCTCACCACCCGGTTCGACCCCGAGGAGACGCTGCGGGTGATCGAGAGTCAGCAGGTGACCACCACCCACATGGTGCCCACCCAGCTGCACCGGCTGCTGCGGCTGCCGCAGGAGGTGCGCGAGCGCTACGACGTCTCCAGCATGCGCAACCTGGTCCACGGCGCGGGTCCGTGCCCCGAGCAGGTCAAGCGCGACGTCATCGACTGGTTCGGGCCGGTGGTCTGGGAGTACTACGGCGCCACCGAGGCCGCAGGCACGGTGATCAGCTCGCACGAGTGGCTGGAGCGACCCGGGAGCGTGGGCAGGGCCCAGCCGGGTGCCGAGGTCCGGATCCTGCGCGCCGACGGCAGCGACCTGGAGCCGGACTCTCCCGGCCTGGTCTTCCTCCGGATGGGTGCGCACGCCTTCGAGTACCGCGGCGACGCGGACAAGACCCGCGGCTCGCGGATCGGTGACTTCGTCACCGTCGGCGACCTCGGTCAGCTCGACGCCGACGGCTACCTCTACCTGCTGGGCCGTACCGCCGAGGTGATCGTCTCGGGCGGGGTCAACGTCTACCCGGCCGAGATCGAGTCGGCGCTGCTGGAGCACCCGGAAGTCTCGGACGTCGGGGTGGTCGCCGCCGAGGACCACGAGTGGGGCGAGGCCGTCGCCGCCGTGGTGCAGCTCAGCGAGGGCTCGCCGCTGGCCGACGACCCGGCCGCGGCCGCGGCCGTCCTGGTCGAGCACCTGCGCGAGCGGGTGGCCCGATTCAAGGTCCCCCGGGTGTTCCGGTTCGTCGACGAGCTGCCGCGCGGGGCCAACGGCAAGCTCCGCAAGCACCTGCTGCCCAGCCTGCTGGAGGGCGAGACCGCCGTGCGCCGCACGCGCGAGGACGCCGCCAGCCCGTCCCCCGGAGGAACTCGATGA